The proteins below are encoded in one region of bacterium:
- a CDS encoding transposase: IKKAFEIANTAGMSEEELEAQFKRHDFIYLQKNSIEFALKQGIEQGIQQGLGKGKNEKAIEIAKTLLSLGDDIEKISKATGLPIGEVKNLANRT, from the coding sequence GATAAAAAAGGCCTTTGAAATAGCCAATACTGCCGGGATGAGTGAAGAAGAGCTGGAAGCACAGTTTAAAAGGCACGATTTTATCTACCTCCAAAAGAATTCCATCGAGTTTGCCTTAAAACAAGGCATAGAACAAGGCATACAGCAAGGACTGGGAAAAGGCAAAAATGAAAAGGCAATAGAGATCGCGAAAACTCTCCTAAGTTTGGGAGATGACATTGAGAAAATATCAAAAGCTACTGGTTTACCAATAGGCGAAGTTAAAAATCTTGCAAATAGAACTTAG